AGGCCCAGGATCACGCCCAGGGCGATGGCACCGGCCCCGGTGAGGCCGGACAGCCAGGAGTTCAGGCCGTTGGTGATGGCGACGATGGGGCCGCCCAGGATTACGAACATCAGGCCCGAAGCCACCAGGGAGGCCAGCAGCGGGATGATCACCACGGGCATCAGGCCGCGCAGCCAGCGTGCCACCTGCAGGCGGCCTACCACGTGGGCGATGTAGCCGGCCAGCAGGCCGCCCACGATGCCGCCCAGGAATCCGGCACCCATGAACCCGGCAACTGCACCGGCGACGAAGCCGGGCGCGATGCCCGGACGGTCAGCGATGGCGTAGGCGATGTAGCCTGCCAGCGCCGGAACCAGGAACCCGAGTGACAATGCGCCGATCTTGAACAGGACCGCCCCGAGGTAGGCACCCAGCGGACCCCACGCGTTGTCGGGGAACTCGGTGGGCAGGTTGAACAGGCTGTTCTGGACCACAATCGTGTCCGCGTACTTGGTGATCAGGTAGCCGCCCATGAGGAAGCCAAGGGCGATCAGCAGGCCACCGCCGGCCACGAACGGAATCATGTAGCTGACACCGGTCAGGAGGGCTTTCTTGAGCTTCTGCCCAATGTGCTCGCCCTTTTCCTCGGCCTCGTGCTCGGCCTGTTCCTCGGCACCGAAGTGCGGGACGCGCCGGGCGTGGGGGTTGTCGGCCGCGGCGAGGGCTTCCTGGACCATCTTGTCCGGTTCGTCGATGCCGCGCTTTACCGGGGCGTTGATGACGGGCTTGCCGGCGAAGCGCTCCTTACCGCGCACGTCCACGTCAACAGCGAAGATCACGGCGTCCGCCGCGGCGATGACGGCGGGGTCCAGTGCCTTGGCTCCGGAGGAACCCTGGGTCTCCACCTGCAGGTCAACGCCCACTTCCTTGGCGGCTGCCACGAGGGAGTCGGCTGCCATGTAGGTGTGGGCAATGCCGGTGGGGCACGCGGTGACGGCCACCAGGCGCTTGGGTCCCCGGGCGGCGGAACCTGCGGATGCCCCTGCGGGGGCACCCACAGCGCTGGCACCGGCTGCGCCTACTCCGGCGCCGACCGGAACTGCATCGGCCGGAGCCGCTGCGGCGTGCGCGGCGGGCTTGTCCGCCAGCGCGCCGTCGACGAGTTCCACAATTTCTTCCTGGGAGGACGCGTTGCGGAGGGCCGCGGTGAAGTCCTTTTTGATGAGGGACCGGGCGAGCTTGGAGAGCAGCTTCAGGTGCTCCTGGTCCGCTCCGTCGGGAGCGGCGATGAAGAACACCAGGTCAGCGGGGCCGTCCTTGGCGCCGAAGTCCACCTTCGGGTTCAGGCGGGCCATGGCGAGGGTGGGTACGGTGACGGCGGCAGAGCGGCAGTGCGGAATGGCGATGCCGCCGGGGATGCCCGTGGCGGTCTTCTGCTCGCGGGCGAAGGCGTCCGCGAAGAGTCCTTCAACTTCTGATGCGCGTCCGGTGGCAGCTACCTTGCTTGCCAGATGCCGGATCACCGTCTCGGGGGCGTTGCCCAGGTTCTGGTCGAGCTCGACCAGGTCCGTGGTGATGAGCTGGGTCACTGTCAATCCTTTCGAAGGGCCGTGATGGTTACGGCATCCGGGGTGGTTTGGTTTACTGCCGGAACGGTGGAACCCGGCAGCGAGGCAGCGGCGGCACCATGGGCCACCGCCTGACGAAGGCAGTCGGCAGGGGCGGCGCCCCGGCCATGGGCAAGCAGGTAGCCGGCAAGTGCGGAGTCGCCCGCACCCACCGTGCTGACCGCGGCGACCGGCGGGTGCGTGGCCAGCCACGCGCCGTCGGCCGTGACAAGGACAGCTCCCTTGGAACCGAGAGTTGCCAGCACAGCACCCACACCGGAACGGACGACGGCGGCTGCGGCGGCAGCGGCAGCAGCCGGATCCGCTTCCAGTTCGTCACCGGATGCCGGGGGGAAACCGGCAGCTGCGGCCAGCTCCGCCAGTTCCTCGGCGTTGGGCTTCAGGAGGTCAGGCATGCCCTCCGGGCCGCCGGTAAGGGCGGCCGCGAGTGGCAGGCCGGACGAGTCGACGGCGATGCGCGGGGCGGCGCCGTCGGCGGAAGAACGCAGGCGGCGGGCTGCCGTTGCGTAGAAGTCGGTGGGGAGTCCCGGCGGCAGTGATCCGGCCAGGACCACCCAGGTGGCGCCGCGTGAGCTTTCGACCAACAGCTTGATCAGGGCTTCCTGCTGGTTCTCATCCAGCGCGGGGCCCGGTTCGTTGATCTTGGTGGTCACGCCGCCGGGTTCGGTGAGGGCCACGTTGGTGCGCAGCGGCTCGTCGATGGGAAGCGAAACGAAGGGCACCGCGTGCTCGCGCAGGCCCGCCAGGACGGGATCGCTGTCCGCGCCGGGGAGGACAGCAAGGGACTCCAGCCCCGAGGCCACCAGCGCGCGGGAGACGTTGACGCCCTTGCCGCCGGATTCCTGGCGGACGGAGATGGCGCGCTGTACCTCGCCACGCTCGAGCGGGCCGGGAAGGGCGACGGTCCGGTCAAGGCTGGGGTTGGCGGTGAAGGTGACGATCATGCGACCACCACATCAACGCCGGCCTCTTCCAGGGCGGCTGCGAGTTCAGGTCCGGGTTCACTGTCTGTGATCAAGGTGTCCAGATCTTTCAGGGAGGCGAACTGGACCAGGGTTTCCGTGTCCAGCTTGGAGGAGTCGGCCAGCACCACAATGCGGCGTGCCGACTGGACGAAGGCTGCCTTGACGGCGGCTTCTTCAGGATCGGGAGTGCTGACGCCAAAGGTGGCGTGGATGCCGTTGGTTCCGATGAACGCGATGTCAGGGCGGATCCGGGCGGCGGCGTTCACCGTTGCCTGCCCCACGGCTACCTGGGTGAGGCCGCGAACCCGGCCGCCCAGGATCTGCAGGGCAACGCCGGGGACGTTGGAGAGTTTGCTGGCAATGGGTACTGCGTGCGTGATGACCACCAGTTCGTGCTGGGGGCCCGTTCCGTCGGAAGGTTCGACGGCGGTGCGGCGGGCCAGCATGTCGGCAAGGACTTCGGTGGTGGTGCCCCCGTCCATCAGGACGCTGGCAGGCGAGTTGCGGGGGATCAGGGCAAGGGCGGCTTCGGCGATCCGGATCTTTTGGTCCGGCCGCTGAATGGCCCGTTCAGTGACGCTTTCCTCGGTGGTGCTGAATCGGTCTGCCGCAACAGCGCCGCCGTGGACACGGCGGACCGTGCCGGCGTTTTCGAGGGCGGCGAGGTCCCTGCGCACCGTTTCGGTGGTGATGCGGAAGCGCTCAGCCAGCAGGGTCACGCTGACCCGGCCGCTGCCGGCTACAAGCTCGGCAATCTGTTGCTGGCGCTCTTCGGCGAACACGTACCCTCCGTTGCGTAGGTCCTGCTGTGAGGTTGTCCGCCCTGCCGACTTCCCGGCCTTGCGTGACTGGCATCACATTGATGTTGAGTTACTTGACTTTATCTGTGCTTCTGTTGGTTTGTCAATGGAAACCAACATGAAACAAGATCGAGCTTTCCAGTCCGGGCGCAGGCACGAAAAAGCCGGGCTGGACGCGTGGTGGTCCAACCCGGCTTTTTCGGGTTCCTCGGTCACGCCCCGGGATCCCCGTCCCCGTTCGCGTGTGGCTAGATGCCGCCGTCGCGGCTTTCGTGGCGGGTGATGCGCTCACCGGTGTTGGGATCGATAACGGAACGTGATTCGCTGACGCGGCGGCTGCGGCCCGGGGAAGCGAGGATGAGCGAGGCGACCAGCCCGATCACCCCTACGGCCATGAGGATGTACCCCACCAATTGCTGGTCCACGAACGGGATCAGTCCGGGCGCGACAGCCCAGGCAAGGATGGCGCCGAGGGCGATGAGGAAGATTGACGATCCGATTCTCATGACTTGCTCCTTATGGCCGCGGGCTGCGCGGCGCTGGTAGGGCGATACGGGAGGGTGGTGCGTACACTGCCAAAAGCCAAGCCTGCTGTCTGTCAAGCGTCACGCTACCTCCCGGTGATTCCGGATTCAATGATCCGGGCGGGGCGTCGTGCTTCCGTAGTTAGGCTTGACCAGTGGAAACAGTTGTGTGGTCCAAGCCGGAAGACCAGCGCGCAGGCACCCCCCTCCTGGTGATGATGCACGGGTACGGCACGGACGAGTCCCGGATGGTGCGCCTCTTCGAGTACCTGCCTCCCGAGCTCACGTTTGCCGCCCTGCGGGCACCGATGCCCATCGGCGACCACTGGGGCTGGTTCCTGCTCGACTACTTCCTGGCGAACGACTTCGCGGATGTCATCTCCGCCGCCAACTCGGTACGGGCATGGATCAGCTCCGTCAGGGACCAGCACAGCAGCGTCACCCTGATGGGGTACTCGCAGGGCATGGCCATGGCCAGCACGCTCCTGCGGCTGCACCCCGATGACTACAAGGCCGTTGTGGGACTGTCCGGCTTCGTGCTCAACAACGAACTCCTCTCGGTGACCGACTCCTTTGACGTCAAGCCGCCCTTCTTTTGGGGCCGGGACAAGGCGGACCTGGTGATCAACGAGGACGCCGTTGCCTACACCGCCGAGTGGCTGGAAAAGAACACTCTGTTGACGGCCCGGACATACCCGGGAATGGGGCACGCGATGTCCAAGACCGAGATGGTGGACGTCAGCGCCTTCCTGCGTCACTACGTGCTGCGCTGACTGTGTAGCCGCCCCATCAGTGGGTAAGAAAAAACAGTTGCCAGCGGAATTTGCAAGCGCTTACACTCGTCTACGGCCATGATCGGTCCTGCAGTGGGCGGACAAGGAAGTGATGCTGAGCGCGCGAAGCGCAGCACACCCTCCTTTAGGCTGTCCCGGCAGGGCCGGCTGTCCACCAACCGAAAGGACACCGCACTGCCGATGACACTGGAAACTGCAGCTGAGGCCGCCGCCTGGACCGGCGCCGCAGCAATCCTGTTTGACCTGGACGGCGTCCTGACGCCCACCGCTACCGTGCACGAGCGCGCCTGGCAGGAACTGTTCGACGGTTATCTGGCCTCGCACCCGGAGCTCCCCGGATACCGGGAAAGCGACTACTTCGACCACATCGACGGCAAGCCCCGCTTTGACGGGGTGCGCGACTTCCTGGCCTCGCGGGGACTCGCGCTGCCGGAAGGCCCGCTGGATGACGACCCGGCCCACGAAACCGTCCAGGGCCTGGGCAACCGGAAGAACGCGATCTTCAATGACATCGTGAGCGCCGGCGTCGAACCGTTCCAGGGCTCGGTCCGCTTCCTCGAAGCCGCCCTGGAACGCGGACTCAAGATCGCCGTCGTCTCTTCTTCCCGCAATGCCCCCGCCGTCCTGAAAGCCGCCGGTCTCAGCCACTACTTCGCCGTGGTGGTGGACGGGGTGGTGGCCGCGGAGCAGGGCCTGCCCGGTAAACCAAGCCCGGCTACCTACGAATACGCGGCAAAACTGCTGGACCTCTCCAGTCCGGAGTGCGTGGTGGTGGAAGACGCCGTATCAGGGGTGCAGGCCGGACACGCCGGATCGTTCCACTCCGTGATCGGCGTGGACCGCGGCGCCGGGCGGCAGACGCTCCTGGACGCCGGAGCCACCCTGGTGGTCAACGACCTCCAGGAACTCGTCCCCTAAACCCAGGCCCCAAACGCGTTGCCTGCCCCGGGCAACGCTGCTGCTCCCCGGCAGTACCCATCCGAGTATTGCCCTTCCCCCGAATATTCCGTGCCGGCCAGCCCGGCACCACAGCAAGGTCAAAAGGACCCCGACCATGGCATTGATCTCCGCGGACCGCGAACGGTTCCCCGATACCCCCTGGCAGCTCGTCGAAACGCGCTACGGAACCGATGGCACAGGAACCCTGGAGGCCCTGTTCGCCCTGGGCAACGGCCATCTGGGCATCCGGGGGGCCCATTGGGCGGCCGCCGATGCCGAGTTGCCAGGCAGCTTCATCAACGGCCTGCACGAAATCTGGGACATCAAGCACGCCGAAAACGCCTTTGGCTTCGCCCGGACGGGCCAGCGCATCCTCTACATCCCGGACGCCAACAACTTCACCGTTGTGGTGGACGGCGAAAACCTCAGCCTCGCCGAATCAGAGGTCCTGGACTACCACCGGAGCGTCGACTTCTCCACCGGGATCTACGAGTGCCGCATCACCTGGCAGTGCCGGTCCGGCGCCACCGTGACCACCACGGAACGGCGGGCTGTGGGCTACGAGTCCCGCGGCTGCCTGGGCATTTCCCTGGAGGTGGAAGCGGACCGGCAGATCTCCCTGGACGTCACCTCCGCGGTGATCAACCGCCAGGACCAGCCGGTGGAAGACCACTCCGTGCACGATCCCCGCCGGGCCGGACGGCACGCCGGGCGGGTGCTGCTCCCCGTGCGGCTGGACGGCGGCGACGGCTCGTTGCGGTTGTCCTGGGAGGCGGCCGAATCCAAGCAGCGGGTGGGGATCGCAGTGGACCACTGGACCTCTGCCGGGCACCAGCCGTTCGAAACGGTGGTGGACCAGGACGACAGCACCGTCCGGTACGTCCTTGCGGTCGAAGCCGGCGATCCGTTCCGCTTGGAAAAGAGCGTCAGCTACGCGGCCGGTCGCACCATCCAGGACCCGGACGTCGATGCGGCCGCAGTGGCGGAGGAAGCCCTCCGCCCGGTGGACAGCATCTTTGCCGAAAGCATGGCCCACTACCGCGGTTACTGGGCCACCTCGGACATCGTGGTTGAGGGCGGCCGGGCCGGGCTGCAGCAGGCCATCCGCTGGAACCTTTTCCAGCTGGCCCAGGCTACGGCGCGTGCCGATGTTGCCGGCATCCCCGCCAAGGGCGTGACGGGTTCGGGCTACGAGGGGCACTACTTCTGGGACCAGGAGGTGTACCTGCTGCCGTACCTTACCTACACCAACCCCGACGGCGCCCGGCAGGTCCTCGAGTTCCGCCACGGCATGCTTCCCGAGGCCCGAATCCGGGCGAAGGAACTGAGCGTGGACGGCGCCCTCTTCCCGTGGCGCACCATCAACGGCCTCGAGGCCAGCGCCTATTACGCGGCCGGTACCGCACAGTTCCATATCGCCGCCGCGATTGCCTTCGCCACCAACCGGTACCTCTGGGCAACCGGAGATGCCGGATTCCGGGATGGCATGGGCGCAGAACTGCTGATCGAGACGGCCCGGATGTGGATCTCCCTGGGCTTCTTCGGCAAGGACGGACTCTTCCACATCCACGGCGTCACCGGCCCTGACGAGTACACGGCCGTGGTGAACGACAACCTGTATACGAACGTCATGGCCCGCTTCAACCTGCGTGCCGCCGCCGCGCTTGGGCACGCAGGCATCACCCACGAGGAGCGCCAGCTGTGGGAGGCGGCCGCCAGCCGCATGCAGCTGCCCTTCGATGAACGGATGCAGGTCCACTCCCAGGACAACGACTTCATGACCCTGGAAGCCTGGGACTGGACCACGCCGCGTTCCAAGTATCCGCTGCTGCTGCACTTCCACCCCCTGGTCATCTACCGGCACCAGGTCCTGAAGCAGGCGGATACCGTCCTGGCCATGTTCCTGCAGTGGCAGGACTTCACGGCTGAGGAGAAGCAGCGGGCCTTCGACTTCTACGATCCCATCACCACCGGCGATTCAACGCTGTCCGCCTGTGTCCAGGGGATCATGGCGGCCGAGGTGGGCTATTCGAGGGAGGCCCTGGACCACTTCACCAATGCCGCCTTCATTGACCTTGACAACACGCATGGCAACACGATCGACGGCGTGCACATCGCCTCCACCGGCGGAGTCTGGAGTTCGCTGGTGTGCGGGTTCGCCGGCATGCGCGACCAAGGCCAGGTCCCATACTTTGATCCACGCCTGCCCGCGGAGTGGGAGGGACTGACCTTCCACCTGAAGATCAGGGGCCGCCTGCTGCTGGTCCAGCTCGCAGCCCGCTTTATCACGCTGACGGTCCAGGACGGCGGGCCGCTGGAGGTGGACGTCCGTGGCCAGCGGCTCATGGTGGGCAACGAGCCGGTGCGGGTGCCGCTGGAACCGGTGGGGGAGCCGGAACCCACGGTGTTCCCCAGCGGATTGCCGACGGCGAGCATCCCGGTGGTGCGCGGCAACAGCTGAGCGCGTTGCCGGGCTGGGAGGACGCGTCCGGCGTAGGCCCGGCAGCTTCCCTTGCCGGGCCTCCTCCATCTCCCGCTGCCGTTCCTGCCTGGTGCCCCCCAAAAAGCACCAGGGGCCCGCAGTGGCCTAGCCCGCGAGGAGGGTGGCGGCTTCCTGGCGGGTGGTGCCGGAGTCCTGGATGCCTTCTGCGATGTGGGCGAGTTCGGCGGGGATGTCGCGGCCTTTTTTGCGCATGGCGGTGGCCCAGAGGCGGCCGGCGCGGTAGGAGGAGCGGACCAGGGGTCCGGACATGACGCCGAGGAAGCCGATGTCTTCGGCTTCGTGCTGGAGGTCCACGAATTCCTGGGGTTTGACCCAGCGGTCCACGGGCAGGTGCCGTTCGGACGGGCGCAGGTACTGGGTGATGGTGATCAGGTCGCAGCCGGCCTGGTGCAGGTCGCGGAGGGCTTCGCTGATTTCTTCGCGGGTTTCGCCCATGCCCAGGATGAGGTTGGACTTGGTGACCATGCCGAGGTTCCGGCCCTGGGTGATGACGTCCAGGGAGCGTTCGTAGCGGAAGGCGGGGCGGATCCTTTTGAAGATCCGGGGCACGGTTTCGACGTTGTGCGCGAAGACTTCGGGCGCTGAGTCGCAGATCGCCTTGATGTGGTCGGGGTTGCCGGAGAAGTCGGGGATGAGCAGTTCCACGCCGGTGCCGGGGTTCAGTTCGTGGATTTTGCGGACGGTTTCGGCGTAGAGCCAGACGCCTTCGTCTTCGAGGTCATCGCGGGCCACGCCGGTGACGGTGGCGTAGCGCAGCTGCATGGATTGGACGGAGCGGGCCACCTTGGTGGGTTCGAACATGTCCACGGGGGAGGGTTTGCCGGTGTCGATCTGACAGAAGTCGCAGCGGCGGGTGCATTCGGAGCCGCCGATCAGGAAGGTGGCTTCCTTGTCTTCCCAGCATTCGAAGATGTTGGGGCAGCCGGCCTCTTCGCAGACGGTGTGCAGGCCTTCTTTTTTGACCAGGTTCTTCAGCCCGACGAACTCCGGGCCCATCTGGACCTTGGCCTTGATCCACTCCGGCTTGCGCTCCACCGGGACCGCAGCGTTGCGCTGCTCGATCCGCAGCATCTT
This region of Arthrobacter sp. DNA4 genomic DNA includes:
- a CDS encoding fructose-specific PTS transporter subunit EIIC produces the protein MTQLITTDLVELDQNLGNAPETVIRHLASKVAATGRASEVEGLFADAFAREQKTATGIPGGIAIPHCRSAAVTVPTLAMARLNPKVDFGAKDGPADLVFFIAAPDGADQEHLKLLSKLARSLIKKDFTAALRNASSQEEIVELVDGALADKPAAHAAAAPADAVPVGAGVGAAGASAVGAPAGASAGSAARGPKRLVAVTACPTGIAHTYMAADSLVAAAKEVGVDLQVETQGSSGAKALDPAVIAAADAVIFAVDVDVRGKERFAGKPVINAPVKRGIDEPDKMVQEALAAADNPHARRVPHFGAEEQAEHEAEEKGEHIGQKLKKALLTGVSYMIPFVAGGGLLIALGFLMGGYLITKYADTIVVQNSLFNLPTEFPDNAWGPLGAYLGAVLFKIGALSLGFLVPALAGYIAYAIADRPGIAPGFVAGAVAGFMGAGFLGGIVGGLLAGYIAHVVGRLQVARWLRGLMPVVIIPLLASLVASGLMFVILGGPIVAITNGLNSWLSGLTGAGAIALGVILGLMMCFDLGGPVNKVAYSFAVAGLGAATIDNQAPWQIMAAVMASGMVPPLAMALASTVLNKKLFSLAEQENGKAAWLLGASFISEGAIPFAAADPLRVIPASMLGGAVTGAISMAAGVGSKAPHGGLFVFFAIDNFLMFVVSIIVGVVVTALSVIALKRWAVKKTVDTVEPVPVTV
- a CDS encoding 1-phosphofructokinase family hexose kinase, whose translation is MIVTFTANPSLDRTVALPGPLERGEVQRAISVRQESGGKGVNVSRALVASGLESLAVLPGADSDPVLAGLREHAVPFVSLPIDEPLRTNVALTEPGGVTTKINEPGPALDENQQEALIKLLVESSRGATWVVLAGSLPPGLPTDFYATAARRLRSSADGAAPRIAVDSSGLPLAAALTGGPEGMPDLLKPNAEELAELAAAAGFPPASGDELEADPAAAAAAAAAVVRSGVGAVLATLGSKGAVLVTADGAWLATHPPVAAVSTVGAGDSALAGYLLAHGRGAAPADCLRQAVAHGAAAASLPGSTVPAVNQTTPDAVTITALRKD
- a CDS encoding DeoR/GlpR family DNA-binding transcription regulator, with translation MFAEERQQQIAELVAGSGRVSVTLLAERFRITTETVRRDLAALENAGTVRRVHGGAVAADRFSTTEESVTERAIQRPDQKIRIAEAALALIPRNSPASVLMDGGTTTEVLADMLARRTAVEPSDGTGPQHELVVITHAVPIASKLSNVPGVALQILGGRVRGLTQVAVGQATVNAAARIRPDIAFIGTNGIHATFGVSTPDPEEAAVKAAFVQSARRIVVLADSSKLDTETLVQFASLKDLDTLITDSEPGPELAAALEEAGVDVVVA
- a CDS encoding DUF6458 family protein produces the protein MRIGSSIFLIALGAILAWAVAPGLIPFVDQQLVGYILMAVGVIGLVASLILASPGRSRRVSESRSVIDPNTGERITRHESRDGGI
- a CDS encoding alpha/beta hydrolase; this translates as METVVWSKPEDQRAGTPLLVMMHGYGTDESRMVRLFEYLPPELTFAALRAPMPIGDHWGWFLLDYFLANDFADVISAANSVRAWISSVRDQHSSVTLMGYSQGMAMASTLLRLHPDDYKAVVGLSGFVLNNELLSVTDSFDVKPPFFWGRDKADLVINEDAVAYTAEWLEKNTLLTARTYPGMGHAMSKTEMVDVSAFLRHYVLR
- a CDS encoding HAD family phosphatase, whose product is MTLETAAEAAAWTGAAAILFDLDGVLTPTATVHERAWQELFDGYLASHPELPGYRESDYFDHIDGKPRFDGVRDFLASRGLALPEGPLDDDPAHETVQGLGNRKNAIFNDIVSAGVEPFQGSVRFLEAALERGLKIAVVSSSRNAPAVLKAAGLSHYFAVVVDGVVAAEQGLPGKPSPATYEYAAKLLDLSSPECVVVEDAVSGVQAGHAGSFHSVIGVDRGAGRQTLLDAGATLVVNDLQELVP
- a CDS encoding glycoside hydrolase family 65 protein, which gives rise to MALISADRERFPDTPWQLVETRYGTDGTGTLEALFALGNGHLGIRGAHWAAADAELPGSFINGLHEIWDIKHAENAFGFARTGQRILYIPDANNFTVVVDGENLSLAESEVLDYHRSVDFSTGIYECRITWQCRSGATVTTTERRAVGYESRGCLGISLEVEADRQISLDVTSAVINRQDQPVEDHSVHDPRRAGRHAGRVLLPVRLDGGDGSLRLSWEAAESKQRVGIAVDHWTSAGHQPFETVVDQDDSTVRYVLAVEAGDPFRLEKSVSYAAGRTIQDPDVDAAAVAEEALRPVDSIFAESMAHYRGYWATSDIVVEGGRAGLQQAIRWNLFQLAQATARADVAGIPAKGVTGSGYEGHYFWDQEVYLLPYLTYTNPDGARQVLEFRHGMLPEARIRAKELSVDGALFPWRTINGLEASAYYAAGTAQFHIAAAIAFATNRYLWATGDAGFRDGMGAELLIETARMWISLGFFGKDGLFHIHGVTGPDEYTAVVNDNLYTNVMARFNLRAAAALGHAGITHEERQLWEAAASRMQLPFDERMQVHSQDNDFMTLEAWDWTTPRSKYPLLLHFHPLVIYRHQVLKQADTVLAMFLQWQDFTAEEKQRAFDFYDPITTGDSTLSACVQGIMAAEVGYSREALDHFTNAAFIDLDNTHGNTIDGVHIASTGGVWSSLVCGFAGMRDQGQVPYFDPRLPAEWEGLTFHLKIRGRLLLVQLAARFITLTVQDGGPLEVDVRGQRLMVGNEPVRVPLEPVGEPEPTVFPSGLPTASIPVVRGNS
- the lipA gene encoding lipoyl synthase, with the protein product MTLAPEGRKMLRIEQRNAAVPVERKPEWIKAKVQMGPEFVGLKNLVKKEGLHTVCEEAGCPNIFECWEDKEATFLIGGSECTRRCDFCQIDTGKPSPVDMFEPTKVARSVQSMQLRYATVTGVARDDLEDEGVWLYAETVRKIHELNPGTGVELLIPDFSGNPDHIKAICDSAPEVFAHNVETVPRIFKRIRPAFRYERSLDVITQGRNLGMVTKSNLILGMGETREEISEALRDLHQAGCDLITITQYLRPSERHLPVDRWVKPQEFVDLQHEAEDIGFLGVMSGPLVRSSYRAGRLWATAMRKKGRDIPAELAHIAEGIQDSGTTRQEAATLLAG